Within the Pseudonocardia alni genome, the region GGCCGGGTTCTGCACGAGCACGGTCGCGGCCGCGAGGAGCACGTCGTTCCGCTCGATGGCCACGCCGGAGACGGTAGACCTCCCGGCGTCAGACCATCGCAGCCGTTCCGACCTGCGGATTCGCGCTGAAGAAGCGGACCATCGCGTCGACGTGCCCGGCGAACGACGGGCAGTGGACGCCGAGCCCGCCGAGCATCGCCGTCGTCGCGTCGGTGTCGTAGTGCGACGGGTGGGTCAGGTACTCCAGCGTGCTCGACGGGACCTGGAACAGCCGTCCGACGCCGGGTACGTGGTCGATGGAGAACGCGGCGAGCCCGACCGGCATCGGCACCACGCGCAGCTGCTTGCCGAGCCGGTCGGCGAAGACCTCGCACATCTCGGTCACCGTCGGCGGGGCCGGCTGGGCCAGCGCGAACGTCCGGTTCACCGCCGGGCCGTGCCCGGCCAGCGCGGCGATCCCGTCGACGACGTAGTCCGAGGGCACCAGGTTGAACCGGGTCCGCGACGCGGCGCGGGGGAGCGGCGCGAACGCCGTCCGGCCCTGCCGGGCCAGCAGCTGGAGCAGGTAGTAGGGGCCGTCGAACTTCTGCGTCGCACCGGTCACCGAGTCCCCGACGACGACCGAGGGCCGGTAGACCGACACCGGCAGGCCGGCGTCGCGGGCCTTCGCCACGACGCGCTCGGCCTCGTGCTTGGTGTGGTCGTAGTGGTTGGCGAAGGGCTGGCCGAGCTCCAGGTCGGTCTCGGAGAAGATGCCGTCGTAGCGGCCCGAGACGTAGCAGGTCGACACGTACTGCAGCCGGGCCAGCTGCGACGCGGCCTCGGCGAACCGCACGACGTGCCGCGTGCCCTCGACGTTCACCCGCCAGGCGACGTCCGCCGGCACCGAGAGGTCGTAGACCGCGGCCAGGTGGAAGATCTCCAGCGGTCCGCCGAGCAGGCGCTCGCGCTCGGCCCGTTCCAGTCCCAGTCCGTCGACGGTGATGTCCCCGACCACGAGGTCGGTGCGCCCGGCGATCTCCGGCGCCTCGCGCTCGATCCTGGCCAGCGTCGTGCGGGCCTGGTCGAGGAACTTCGCCTGCACCAGTGCGACCGCGCGCGCGTCGGGCGCTCGGCGCAGCGTCCGCGGCAGCAGGGCCGACCCGAGGAACCCCGGGAACCCGGTGAACAGCACGACACCCACGGGTGCACCGCCTCTCGCGCGGCGTCCGTGCCGCATCGTCGCTCGCCGGGACGCTATCCGGTACCGGCCGTACCGTCCGGGTGGGTGTGACCTAGATCAGCGTCGACGCGTGGTCGGGCACGTCGCGCTGCACCTCGCGCGGCGGGCGCTCGTAGCCCGTCGACGGCTTCCGGTCCGGCAGCGTCAGCACCTGTCGCGCCACCGGCTCCCAGGGGATCGACCCGAGCAGGTGGTGGATCATGTTGATCCGCGCGTTGCGCTTCTGTTCGGCCTCGACGATCCACCACGGCGCGTGCTCGGTGTCGGTGTGGATCAGCATGTCGTCGCGGGCGCGGGAGTAGTCGTCCCAGCGGGTCATCGACTCGAGGTCCATCGGCGAGAGCTTCCATTGCTTGAGCGGGTTCTCCAGCCGCTCGGCGAACCGCCGCGCCTGCTCCTCGGCGCTGACCGAGAACCAGTACTTGCGCAGGTGGATGCCGTCCTCGACGAGCATGTTCTCGAACACCGGCGCCTGGCGCAGGAAGCGGCGGTACTCGGTCTCGGTGCAGAACCCCATCACCCGCTCGACGCCGGCGCGGTTGTACCAGGACCGGTCCATCAGCACGATCTCGCCGGCCGCGGGCAGCTGCTCGATGTAGCGCTGGAAGTACCACTGCCCCTTCTGGCGCTCGGTCGGCGCGGGCAGTGCGACGATCCGGGTGAACCGCGGGTTGAGGTACTGGGTGACCCGCTGGATCGCCCCGCCCTTGCCCGCGGCGTCGCGTCCCTCGAAGACCACGACCACCCGTGCGCCCGACGCCCGGACCCACTCCTGCATCTGCAGCAGCTCGCCCTGCAGGCGGAGCAGCTCGGCGTCGTAGACCTTGCGCGGCAGCTTCGGGGTGCTCACCGGCACAGCCAACCAGAAGGCGGGGTGACGTGGCGGACAGCGCGGTGGGCTGGCGCGTCGCCTATTTACTCGTCTAGCGTGTTTATTCGCGACGACGACGCCGCCTCCCTGTCCCGCCACGTCCCGGAGGAGGCACCCGATGCGTGCCGTCACCACCCGTCCC harbors:
- a CDS encoding SDR family oxidoreductase — its product is MGVVLFTGFPGFLGSALLPRTLRRAPDARAVALVQAKFLDQARTTLARIEREAPEIAGRTDLVVGDITVDGLGLERAERERLLGGPLEIFHLAAVYDLSVPADVAWRVNVEGTRHVVRFAEAASQLARLQYVSTCYVSGRYDGIFSETDLELGQPFANHYDHTKHEAERVVAKARDAGLPVSVYRPSVVVGDSVTGATQKFDGPYYLLQLLARQGRTAFAPLPRAASRTRFNLVPSDYVVDGIAALAGHGPAVNRTFALAQPAPPTVTEMCEVFADRLGKQLRVVPMPVGLAAFSIDHVPGVGRLFQVPSSTLEYLTHPSHYDTDATTAMLGGLGVHCPSFAGHVDAMVRFFSANPQVGTAAMV
- the ppk2 gene encoding polyphosphate kinase 2, with product MSTPKLPRKVYDAELLRLQGELLQMQEWVRASGARVVVVFEGRDAAGKGGAIQRVTQYLNPRFTRIVALPAPTERQKGQWYFQRYIEQLPAAGEIVLMDRSWYNRAGVERVMGFCTETEYRRFLRQAPVFENMLVEDGIHLRKYWFSVSAEEQARRFAERLENPLKQWKLSPMDLESMTRWDDYSRARDDMLIHTDTEHAPWWIVEAEQKRNARINMIHHLLGSIPWEPVARQVLTLPDRKPSTGYERPPREVQRDVPDHASTLI